One Amaranthus tricolor cultivar Red isolate AtriRed21 chromosome 1, ASM2621246v1, whole genome shotgun sequence DNA window includes the following coding sequences:
- the LOC130826089 gene encoding uncharacterized protein LOC130826089: NNNNINHNNNSNNNNNNNNNNNNNNNNNNNNNNNNNNNNNNNNNNNNNNNNNNNNNNNNNNINNNNNNNNNNNNNNNNNNNNNNNNNNNNNNNNNINNNNNNNNNNNNNNNNNNNNNNNNNNNNNNNNNKNNNNNKNNNNNKNNNNNNNNNNNNNNNNNNNNNNNNNNNNNNNNNNNNNNNNNNNNNNNNNNNNNNNNNNNNNNNNNNNNNNKNNNNNKNNNNNKNNNNNNNNNNNNNNNNNTNNNNNNNNNNNNNNNNNNNNNNNNNNNNNNNNNNNNKNNNNNNNNNNNNNNKNNNNNNNNNNNNNNNNNNKNNNNNNNNNNNNNNNNNNNNNNNNNNNNNNNNNNNNRNNNNNNNNNNNNNNNNNNNNNNNNNNNNNNNNNNNNNNNNNNNNNNNNNNNNNNNNNNNNNNNNNNNNNNNNNNNNNNNNNNNNNNNNNNNNINNNNNNNNNNNNNNNNNNNNNNNNNNNNNNNNNNNN, encoded by the exons aataataataatattaatcataataataatagtaacaataataataataataataacaataataataacaataataataataataacaataataataacaataataataacaataataataataataataataataataataataataataataataataataataataataataataataatattaataataataataataataataataataataataataataataataataataataataataataataataataataataataataataataacaataatattaataataataataataacaataataataataataataataataataataataataataataataataataataataataataataataataacaataataagaataataacaataataagaataataacaataataagaataataacaataataacaataataacaataataataataataacaataataataataataacaataataacaataataataataataataacaataataataataataacaataataataataataacaacaataataataataataataataataataataataataataataataataataataataataataataataataataataagaataataacaataataagaataataacaataataagaacaataacaataataacaataataacaataataacaataataacaataatactaataataacaataataataataataacaataataataataataacaataataacaataataataataataataataataataataataataataataataataataataagaataataataataataataataataataataataataataataaaaataataataataataataataataataataataataataataataacaataataaaaataataataataataataataataataataataataataataataataataacaataataataataataataacaataataataacaataataataacaataataatagaaataataataataataataataataataataataataataataat aataataataataataataacaataataataacaataataataataataacaataataataacaataataataacaataataataataataataataataataataataataataataataataataataataataataataataataataataataataataataataataataataataataataataataataataataataataataataataataataacaataatattaataataataataataacaataataataataataataataataataataataataataataataataataataataataataataataataataataataataataat